A region of the Arachis hypogaea cultivar Tifrunner chromosome 15, arahy.Tifrunner.gnm2.J5K5, whole genome shotgun sequence genome:
tcaagggaatttgcttcttggattattccatctgattcctcataaacgacttgccttggagattgtacagtatcctccttagcatcaactgtagcatcctggacggagttttcctcaattttggatttccatggaagttcagcatctcctaggtcttcaaccaactcttcttcttgaacaatgacagcttcttctaattgttctagtacaaattcatgctctgtcttgtccactagaGTTTCTGGCAATTCCTTCATGCTCTGCTCTTCATTGGGTTGTCCATATGGGGCTGTGGctaatccttgtgtatttgagcgcctagaaacccattgaattatcgcttgctccagttgttgaatggttgtttgaaatttatgtactgtttcctttaggcgatcctctgcttctcgggttgctggacttggacatgatacaaaggaaagtggtggtgattgggaacgattggattggtattggggtaaggaaggatcatatggtggcgaatggtgaagagaagcttgtgagtgtggtggttcgaggttatgttgaaaggatggtttatatgcacggggtggggcttgttggtagttacaaggttgtccaccatgtctttcagctgggtatgcactgtagaatggtctttgtccaggatatctcagagggtgttgctgccaaaagggttgattagatcctcttggttctatccatccttgattggtctgaccttgatgcacattcctgctgtaacttctatttcccttaacaatattagaaccatactcaaagcgagaggggtgagagttcatagtagcaaataaagataaaaaggaaaaacaaaaataaataaacaagcaaaagaaaaatatttacaataaccaataataaggcacacgttagcagctccccggcaacggcgccattttgacgttgggatttttgcaagtaaagaatgtcataaaaacagtcgcgttgtagatatagtctctaaaccgacagaaattccttcatacaaacgttttgggtgtcacaagtaacaaacccctttaaaaattgttaaccgagtattcaaacctcgggtcgtcttctcaaggaactgcgaggaagtatgctcttattattggctataaaggttgtaatcggggtttagaagatgagaagcaagtaatttaaatgacaagtaaagtaaatggcaattaaaataaataaatactgtaaagaaGACTTttagcaaggtaagagaaattggaggtccaacttagttatctctctcaactacaACGAAGGTtaaatctaaattccacttggtcaacctttactaaagcaaaggaaagtcaagggactaattaaattgacctttgaatcctatttatttcctaagaaagggttgagattacttaagttcagctcaattagcaagataacgattatcagttatgttgagtttgataactgttgagttactgaattcttaaccaggaccaaaaggggaaaaagtaaaattgctggaataataaaaatgtccttagatgggaagcaatggtaacttaaatcaagagaacaatcataaactgaaaatacctcaattatcattaattcaaataacagtctgtaacatggaagaaattcataaattcaattataaagataaatagccaactcagatactgaaataaataaataaaatagaagggaagtttaaaacaaagaaatataaaacctagattgagagtcactcttaaagcaagaagaaatcctaatcctaagagagagagaggggagaagatctccctctcaactaaatctaaatcattgaaaaataaaatatgcgagctccctttgaatggatgcattcccacactttataacctctggtctatgctgtctgtacttggatctgggccaaaaagggcttcagaatttgctgggggcgtattccgTAAATTCTGatatgtggcctctgtcacgcgtctgcgtgggtcacgcggtcgcgtcattcggagcttttccttgccatgcggtcgcgtcagtcatgcgaccacgtcatgtgcgttctgcttaaggcgcgcggtcgcgtcagtcatgcggccgcgtcgctgctgattcgtgcttggcacgcgatcgcgtcgtccatgcgatcgcgtgaataccagtttccttcaaagctccgttttgccttctccttccatttttgtatgtttcctttttcatcctttaagtcattctgccttagaaaacctaaaactactcaacacactaatcacggcatcgaatggaaataaaggtcattaaaataattaatttttaaagcttaggaaacatgtttttcacaatatgacataataaggaagggaaagtaaaaccatgcaattaatgtgaataagaaGGTGagggattgtataaatcactcaaattaagcacaaaagaactcatgaaatatgggtttatcagtcaccAATtgatcaattcaagctaagaatgtaaaaagctaaattaaaatcataagtctgaaatacctcaaattgcaatgaatataaaatcaaatctaacattggaaggttcataaaccaaattgggaaaataagtaattaacaagtgaaatagataaaccaaagcactagaataaataaaagtagaagagaaactaaattaaaggaacattaaacctggaatgcagaagaagtaatcctaaaactaagagaaatcctaaatcctaaagcctagagagagaagagagcctctctctctagaaactacatctaaaacctcaaaTCGTGAGTTATGAATGAATgctgaatgaatgaatggattcccccactttgtagcctctaatatgtgttttctaggccgaaaactaggtcaaaaacagcccataaATTGCCCCCAGAGATTTTTGATACGTCTAGCACGCGGcactgtcacgcgtacacgtcatccatgcgtacgcgtggattgaatttttgccaggtcacgtgtacgccgtgatccacgcgtgcacgtcacccAACATCTAgacaactatgacaaattatatatcattgcgaagccccagatgttagctttccaatgtaaCTGAAACCGccttatttggacctttgtagctcaagttatggtcacttaagtacgaagaggtcaggctggacagctttagcaattccttcaatttcttgtattccttccactttttcattcttcctttccatcctctaagtcattcctgccctataaaccttgaaaacacttaacacacatatcatggcatcgaatggtaataagagaggattaaaattagctaaattaagaccaaagaaacatgttttcaatcatagcacaaaatcaggaaggaaaatgtaaaacatgcaatttacatgaataagtgtgagaatagtggataaaatccactcaattaagcacaagatgtaccacaaaatagtggtccatcaaatcttcccacacttaaatattagcatgtcctcatgctaagctcaggagaagctataaaggagtgaaggggaatggtaaaacttatgaaatacaacctatttatatgaatgtaactaaatgcaaaaatacttctacctacttggttgaaagtaaacaaatcttttaagaacaattatgaactggatttcactaattcaaatcacaaaataaagtacaagtaaacttgcagaagaaaatagttcatgaaagccgggaacaaagaatcgagcatcgaaccctcaccggaagtgtatacactctaatcactcaagtgtttaaggtttgactctctcaattctctactaaccatgctttctaaggctttcttttcttctaccaatcaacaaagaattaatgcacagatacacatatcaagaggtcttttaagggttgtaatggggttagggtcaaggtaggattgtatttggccaagtggactaattaacttaaacttttcccacctaacttaagacaatctatgtaatcacaatacaaaatctaactactcatttactatgtttaccacatattcatgcatccgattttgagtacagtacatatgcattgctattgcaatttactttgggacattttgtcccctgtttattattttctcccttttttttcttttttttctccccttttttttatttttatatttttttcttttatttttctcaatgcatattgATACGTCACCCTTATCCTCGGTTGCACAAAAAGCTCGGCACGTGAGCCAATAATCTCGGCCCCGCATCGGTCACCCAAAATACTCGGTGAGCAAATCTCTGAGGCTGGAGACACAGTAAACAAGCTCGGAACAAGAGCAGATAAGCTCAACCACACCCGTCCGAATAAAAAGACACGTGCATCATAAAGCTCGGTCCCGTATCAGCCGTCCGAAAATCTCGGCACGTGATCAGGACCGAAGCAGCATCAcccaattaaaaataagaaacgTGCCTAGATAGTTTATAGCACCAAAACAGAATATCATAACTAACCTATAAACCAGGACTTATCCACTAACGGGCAAAAGCCAACCCTTATAAAACCTAGCTAATATACTCGGCTAGGGTTCAGGTTCTATCACTCTTATTCACTCACTCTTTTCTGTTAACTCACTCACCGTGAATcactactgacttgagcgtcggagtatcttgtGCAGGTATTCCCGCCGCGGTGTTTGACTTCCGGCCGACGTCAAGCTCTTCCTCCTCGGTGTCAACTCACTCGGAAGCGCTCAAGCTCGGCCTCCCCAGTGTTCGGACGAATcacttggcgcccaccgtggggcccgaATACATCGAACCCCACTGTTTCCTTTGTTTAGTCTCTTACTTTATTTTGCAGGATTCCCGATCCTCGGACATGGCTGACAAGGAAAATCCACAACTCTCACAGGATGACCTCCTGGCTCAGATTACTGAGCTTCAGGCGGAGGTACGGAGGATAGCTGAGCTCTCAACACAAAACAATGGAGAAAACTCCAAAGGCTCGGCTCAAAGTGCGGCGGACCCTTTAAACGTCATCCCGCCAAAGGAGAAGTTCACCCTTGACAACCCTTTCTCAGAGGAAATCACAAACTACCAGATGCCGAAAAACTTCACGCTGCCCACCGCGCTAGAACCGTACAAGGGGTTCGGCGACCCTCGGGCCCATGTGAAGAAGTTCCAATCAATGATGTTTTTCAACGGCCCTAACAATGAGCCCGTTCTCTGCCGAGCATTCCCCACGTACCTAGATGGTGCTGCGTTGCTATGGTTTTCTAAACTTTCTGCAGGTTCGATCTCATCCTTTGAAGACCTCGCCAGATCATTCATTGATTACTTTGCTGCATCAAGAATCTATGTTCATGGCTCGGACTACCTCGGCACCATCAAACAAGGTCAGCACGAGAGCCTGAAAGACTACATGACCAGATTCGCGGACGCCACTATGGAAATCCAAGACTTGGACCCGGCCGTTCACCTGCACGCTCTCAAAGCTGGCCTCAGGCCTGGCAAATTTCGGGAGACCATTGCCATAACAAAGCCGAAGACGCTAGAGGAATTCCGAGAAAGGGCGGCAGGTCAAATGGAGATCGAAGAACTCCGAGAAGCTCAAAAGCCAGACAAACAACCACATCGGAGAGACGAAGAAAGGACATTCAGATCGCCAAGCAACAGGGACACTAAGAAACCTTCTAAGCCCGCGTCCAAGTACAACACATACACCAGATTCAACACTAGAAGAGAGAACATCATCAGAGAAATCCTCAACGCCAAAATCATAAAGCCACCAGCCCGAGCAGGGAACTACCATGATCAAAGGTTCGTGGACAAGACGAAGCACTGTGCTTTCCACCGGAAGTTCGGTCATGCTACGGATGACTGCATCGTTGCAAAGGACCTCCTAAAAAGGCTAGCACGCCAAGGGCTGCTGGACAAATACGTCGAGACCCGGAAAGGCAGAGGAGGAAACGCGGATAGAGGAGAACATAAACAACCAAAGGCCGACGACAAAAAAGAGAGGACGACTCCTGATCCACCAAGAGGAGTCATCAACCATATATCAGGGGGATTCGCAGGTGGAGGAGAAACAAGCTCGGCCAGGAAGCGAAGCTACAGAGCAATGCTGGCAATCGAAGGAACTATACAACCAAAAAAGGACAAAGAACCAGATGTCACAATATCCTTCAACCAAGCAGACTTCAAATCGGCAAGCCCTAACCTCGATGATCCCGTGGTAATTTCAATCCAGGTCGGAGAACTGTTGGTAAGAAAGACATTGTTAGATCCAGGTAGTAGCGCAGATGTTTTATTTTACTCTACTTTTACAAAGATGAAATTATCAGAAAAATTAATACAGCCCTCCTCCGGAGAGCTAATTGGGTTCTCCGGAGAGAGAGTCCCCATCATGGGACAAATATGGCTAAAGACCACAATGGGAGAAATCCCTATGTCAAAGTCAATCGATATTCAATACCTGATAGTAAACTATTACAGCCCTTACAATATTATACTTGGGAGACCCGCCCTGAATGTATTCAGGGCAGTGGTGTCCACATTACACTTGTGTGTCAAGTTTCCAGTGCAGGGAAACAAGATCGCTACGGTGCATGCCGACCATCAAGAAGCTCGGCAATGCTACAATGCTggcctaaaatcaatacaaacaaaacaggaagctcgGTCCCAAGTTCAAGCAATCCACACGTCCACCACCACAGCAACACTAGCCGATCTAGACCCGAGAGAAGACCTCGGCGAAAGACCTCGGCCAATGGACAATCTTCAACAAATAACACTAACGGCAGACGACAAACAATGCACATATGTCGGAGAGGCATTAGAAGGGGCAGACCGAGCAAGACTCATTCACATACTGCGCCAGAACGCCGACCTTTTTGCATGGACACTAGATGACATGCCCAGAATCAACCCAGAAGTCATCTGCCACAAGCTAGCAATCGACAAAACAATCCGACCAGTTGCACAGAAGAAAAGGACCCTCGGAGAGGAGAAAAAACAAGCAGCACTCGAAGAAACTCAGAAGCTCCTCAATGCAGGTTTCATCAAAGAAATTCGCTTCACCACATGGTTGTCcaacgtggtaatggtaaggaagagctcaggtaaatggcgcatgtgcgtcgactttacaaaTTTAAATAAAGCTTGCCCTAAAGATGCATACCCATTGCCTTGCATTGATAAATTAGTTGATAACGCCTCTGGCTTCAAAGCTttgagttttatggatgcatactctggctataaccagattCTAATGCACCCAAAAGACCAAAGCAAAACAGCTTTTATAACAGAGCATGGGAACTTTTGTTACAAGGTAATGCCCTTTGgcctaaagaatgcaggtgcaacataccaaaggctgatggaCAAAGTATTCCAACAGCAGATAGGCCGCAATATGGAggtctatgtagacgacatggtAGCAAAAACACCTATGCAGGGGTCACACTGCGACGACCtagtagaaatcttcaaacaactcCGAGCATATAACATGAGACTCAATCCAGACAAATGCGCGTTCGGAGTACAAGGAGGGAAGTTCCTCGGGTTCATGTTGACATCTCGAGGCATCGAGGCCAACCCGGAAAAATGCAAAGCCATACTAAACATGACAAGCCCAAAAACGGTAAAGGAAGTCCAACAACTTGCAGGAAGAATAGCTGCTCTATCACGCTTCCTACCAGCAGTAGCAAGCCGATCTTATAACTTTTTCCAGACATTTTCTAAAGGCAGAAAATTCACCTGGACTGACGAATGTGAGAACGCTTTTACCGAACTTAAACAACACCTCACATCACCACCAATCCTCCAAAGGCCAGAGACAGGTAAGCCACTATATTTATACCTATCAATATCTAACCATGCTATAAGCTCGGTCTTAGTGACAGAAACAGGAAAAAAGCAAAGCCCGgtatacttcatcagtagggTACTACAACCAACAGAAACAAGGTACCCGAAGATAGAACAACTGGCGCTGGCACTAATCACCACAGCAAGGAGATTACGGCACTACTTCCAAAGCCACACAATCATAGTGCGAACAGACCAACCGCTAAGACAAATACTAACCAGACCCGAGCTCGCCGGCAGATTAATAAAATGGTCGgtcgagctctccgagttcgacattCAATACGAATCAAGAAAAACACTGAAGTCACAGGTGCTAGCCGACTTCATATCAGAAATGACCAATGACACACATAATACAGAGGTCAGATGGAGCGTACATGTAGATGGAGCATCCAACAAGGAAGGCAGCGGAGCGGGGATACTACTCAAGGAAGGAAACAAAGTGGTGGCCGAGCAATCACTGCAGTTCCGCTTCAACGCAAGCAACAATCAGGCGGAGTACGAAGCCCTACTCGCTGGACTAAAGCTCGCCTTACAACTACAAATACCTCGGATAACAGCCTACTGCGACTCTTCATTAGTGGTACATCAAATAAAGGGCGAAttccaggtaaaagatcctttGTTAGAGAAATATTGGCTCGTAACAAAggatctaatttcaaaatttaaagaatttaatATTATCCATGTAAACCGAGAACAAAACACCAGGGCCGATGTGTTATCTAAGTTAGCCACAACTCGGCAAGCCGAAAAGACATCGGCACTGTCCCAGCTAACACTCGACAAACCAAGTTTTGAGCAGGATACAATTTTGAGCATTACACAGGTCCCAGATTGGCGAATACCTTTCCTCAATTATATAAACACAGGCACCATACCAAATAACGAACCAAACTTGCCCCTCTTCCGACGAAGAGCAAGCTTCTATACAGTGCTCGGAAACACCCTATACAGGCGAGGATATTCACAACCACTGCTCAAGTGCATCAGCAAAGAGGAAGCCAAGGAGGTTATGGCTGAAACACATGAAGGAGCCTGTGGCAACCATATTGGCGGCCGAGCACTAGCAGCAAAAATCTTGCGAACAGGTTACTATTGGCCGACGATAAAACAGGACTGCATCACAAAGGTCAAAGCATGTGATAATTGTCAAAAGCACGCCACCCTCTCAGAGACTCCGGCCGAGGAGCTCCATACCATagaggtaagctggcctttcGATAGGTGGGGATTAGACATCCTCGGACCCTTTCCGAAAGCGCCAGGCCAGGTAAAGTTCCTCTTAGTGTCAATTGACTATTTCTCTAAGTGGATAGAGGCACAACCACTAGCCCACATAACAGCAGAAAAAGTGCGATCTTTTCTATGGAAAAATATCATATGCAGATTCGGTATCCCAAGAGAAGTAATCTCGGATAACGGAAGACAATTTACAGACCATAAGCTCGCCACTTTTCTGACACATTTCAACATCAAACATCACTTCAGCTCAGTTGAGCACCCACAAACTAACGGACAAGTCGAATCAGCTAACAGAATTATCTTGCAGGGATTAAAGAAAAAGCTCGGGCAAGCTAAAGGAGAATGGGCCGACCTCATCCCCGAAATCCTATGGGGTTACAACACCAGCATTCAATCTGCCACAGGGGAAACTCCCTTCAAATTGGTATATGGCGCAGAAGCGCTCATTCCAGTAGAAGTCAGCGTCCCAACGTTAAGAACCGAGCTCTATGATCAGCCAAATAATCAACAAGCTCGGTTAGCCGAATTGGACCTCATAGAAGAAG
Encoded here:
- the LOC112748868 gene encoding uncharacterized protein codes for the protein MADKENPQLSQDDLLAQITELQAEVRRIAELSTQNNGENSKGSAQSAADPLNVIPPKEKFTLDNPFSEEITNYQMPKNFTLPTALEPYKGFGDPRAHVKKFQSMMFFNGPNNEPVLCRAFPTYLDGAALLWFSKLSAGSISSFEDLARSFIDYFAASRIYVHGSDYLGTIKQGQHESLKDYMTRFADATMEIQDLDPAVHLHALKAGLRPGKFRETIAITKPKTLEEFRERAAGQMEIEELREAQKPDKQPHRRDEERTFRSPSNRDTKKPSKPASKYNTYTRFNTRRENIIREILNAKIIKPPARAGNYHDQRFVDKTKHCAFHRKFGHATDDCIVAKDLLKRLARQGLLDKYVETRKGRGGNADRGEHKQPKADDKKERTTPDPPRGVINHISGGFAGGGETSSARKRSYRAMLAIEGTIQPKKDKEPDVTISFNQADFKSASPNLDDPVVISIQVGELLVRKTLLDPGSSADVLFYSTFTKMKLSEKLIQPSSGELIGFSGERVPIMGQIWLKTTMGEIPMSKSIDIQYLIVNYYSPYNIILGRPALNVFRAVVSTLHLCVKFPVQGNKIATVHADHQEARQCYNAGLKSIQTKQEARSQVQAIHTSTTTATLADLDPREDLGERPRPMDNLQQITLTADDKQCTYVGEALEGADRARLIHILRQNADLFAWTLDDMPRINPEVICHKLAIDKTIRPVAQKKRTLGEEKKQAALEETQKLLNAGFIKEIRFTTWLSNVVMILMHPKDQSKTAFITEHGNFCYKVMPFGLKNAGATYQRLMDKVFQQQIGRNMEVYVDDMVAKTPMQGSHCDDLVEIFKQLRAYNMRLNPDKCAFGVQGGKFLGFMLTSRGIEANPEKCKAILNMTSPKTVKEVQQLAGRIAALSRFLPAVASRSYNFFQTFSKGRKFTWTDECENAFTELKQHLTSPPILQRPETGKPLYLYLSISNHAISSVLVTETGKKQSPVYFISRVLQPTETRYPKIEQLALALITTARRLRHYFQSHTIIVRTDQPLRQILTRPELAGRLIKWSVELSEFDIQYESRKTLKSQVLADFISEMTNDTHNTEVRWSVHVDGASNKEGSGAGILLKEGNKVVAEQSLQFRFNASNNQAEYEALLAGLKLALQLQIPRITAYCDSSLVVHQIKGEFQVKDPLLEKYWLVTKDLISKFKEFNIIHVNREQNTRADVLSKLATTRQAEKTSALSQLTLDKPSFEQDTILSITQVPDWRIPFLNYINTGTIPNNEPNLPLFRRRASFYTVLGNTLYRRGYSQPLLKCISKEEAKEVMAETHEGACGNHIGGRALAAKILRTGYYWPTIKQDCITKVKACDNCQKHATLSETPAEELHTIEVSWPFDRWGLDILGPFPKAPGQVKFLLVSIDYFSKWIEAQPLAHITAEKVRSFLWKNIICRFGIPREVISDNGRQFTDHKLATFLTHFNIKHHFSSVEHPQTNGQVESANRIILQGLKKKLGQAKGEWADLIPEILWGYNTSIQSATGETPFKLVYGAEALIPVEVSVPTLRTELYDQPNNQQARLAELDLIEEDRDISTIKQRARK